In the Centroberyx gerrardi isolate f3 chromosome 9, fCenGer3.hap1.cur.20231027, whole genome shotgun sequence genome, one interval contains:
- the LOC139918782 gene encoding complement factor H-like isoform X1: MHGITQSCILFLWMHTLTLVKSEDCTLEQFLSSRLYDSNFDITGLAATYAGGTQVRLGCNVGFTGFFKLVCVEGKWQSRGAKCQPKSCGHPGEAQFAEFHLEKGDDFVFGSEVVYTCQKGYQMVSRTNYRRCMAEGWDGVVPVCEAQQCPVIHVKDNVQVIGDAEEATYGNVLRFSCRSSSLILEGLPEIHCEETAEWSGPAPTCIEVKCTAPVIENGRVLGNINEYQENEILRFQCNDKFKPTENRSPTCTKIGLRAEWSPTPLCEPIKCRLTLPPIAGTSYEPNSRSVFSPGDTVTVTCAETFWIFTRADTVKEVTCKDDGTWDESPVCQEVTCANPRDNLVDYWGQHYWQTKKLDDTVSYRCRAGYKTTDGRKEATCRRDGWTPKPLCQEITCDKKQDIPHAVIVSTEKWKYKNNERVQYDCVDDYTGRFIITCGANGWTGTPNCREITCNKHNIPNAVIVSNEKWKYKNNEQVQYDCVDDYTGRFIITCGANGWTGTPNCREKTCNLPHDYNLLNNPRENYWRRTLHSIQRYSCITGYKNKDGENYATCTADGWTPNPLCEEITCNKLDILNAVIVSTEKWRYNNNEQVQYVCMDDYEGSFTITCRGANVWIGIQSCREKTCSRPHDYNLLSNPRESDWTRRVGERQRYSCITGYKYKDGEDYATCTTDGWRPNPLCEKEKTCSRPHDYNLLNNPRESDWTRKVGTRQKYSCKIGYKYKDGEDHATCTDNGWTPNPLCEEDSCPKPQVENGFAVGPFNGMFFYSCHDNYKLFTKGWWGEAKCNGGVWPGPLRCIDKRKCGEIPEIPHAVITKLSADEYEEGETIRIDCKTGYSPIIDQITCLKGKWDLNGMSLTMICRSLAKPCNPPPRVENAVVIGAFQKKYLSETNVTYQCRDKYAMEGGDTIRCNDGEWGQNNLRCMQDCEKPKDEEQTMTVTEEKLRYMNGDVIKYQCNEPRVKFGGNATCVNGAWSEAIECKGQEVEKGD; this comes from the exons ATGCATGGAATAACTCAAAGCTGTATCCTATTTTTGTGGATGCATACACTGACCTTAGTGAAAAGTGAAG ATTGTACacttgaacagtttttaagCAGTCGCCTATACGATTCAAATTTCGACATCACTGGCCTGGCAGCCACCTACGCTGGTGGGACACAAGTCAGACTGGGCTGCAATGTCGGCTTCACTGGATTTTTCAAATTAGTGTGTGTAGAGGGTAAATGGCAGTCTCGTGGGGCTAAATGTCAAC CAAAATCATGTGGTCACCCTGGCGAGGCCCAGTTTGCCGAATTTCACCTGGAGAAGGGAGACGACTTTGTCTTTGGATCCGAAGTTGTATACACCTGCCAGAAAGG CTACCAAATGGTCAGTAGGACAAACTACCGGCGTTGCATGGCAGAGGGCTGGGATGGTGTTGTCCCTGTCTGTGAGG CCCAACAATGCCCAGTGATACATGTGAAAGATAATGTCCAGGTGATTGGAGACGCAGAGGAGGCAACCTACGGCAATGTACTCCGATTCAGCTGCAGGTCAAGCTCTTTAATCCTGGAGGGGTTGCCAGAGATCCACTGTGAAGAAACTGCAGAGTGGAGTGGCCCAGCTCCAACATGCATAG AGGTAAAATGTACAGCACCAGTGATTGAAAATGGTCGAGTGCTTGGCAATATCAATGAGTACCAAGAAAATGAAATCCTGCGTTTTCAATGCAATGACAAGTTCAAACCTACTGAAAATAGATCTCCAACTTGCACAAAAATAGGCCtcagagcagagtggagccctaCTCCTCTGTGTGAAC CAATAAAATGTAGACTGACACTGCCACCAATCGCGGGAACCAGCTATGAACCCAACTCCAGAAGTGTGTTTTCACCTGGTGACACAGTAACAGTCACATGTGCAGAGACGTTCTGGATTTTTACCAGAGCAGACACAGTGAAAGAGGTTACCTGCAAAGACGATGGAACATGGGATGAGTCACCGGTGTGCCAAG aGGTAACATGTGCCAATCCACGTGATAACCTTGTGGATTACTGGGGTCAGCACTACTGGCAAACGAAAAAGTTGGATGACACTGTAAGTTATAGATGTAGAGCAGGCTACAAAACCACAGATGGCAGGAAGGAGGCCACATGCAGAAGGGATGGGTGGACACCAAAACCACTGTGTCAAG AGATAACATGCGACAAGAAACAAGATATCCCTCATGCTGTAATTGTCAGCACTGAAAAGTGGAAATACAAGAACAATGAACGGGTCCAGTATGACTGCGTGGATGATTATACAGGAAGATTTATTATTACCTGTGGGGCAAATGGTTGGACCGGGACTCCGAACTGTAGAG AGATAACATGCAACAAACACAATATCCCAAATGCTGTAATTGTCAGCAATGAAAAGTGGAAATACAAGAACAATGAACAGGTCCAGTATGACTGCGTGGATGATTATACAGGAAGATTTATTATTACCTGTGGGGCAAATGGTTGGACCGGGACTCCGAACTGTAGAG AAAAAACTTGCAACCTACCACATGACTACAACCTGCTTAACAATCCCAGAGAAAATTACTGGAGAAGGACGTTGCACTCAATACAGAGATATAGCTGTATAACAGGATACAAAAATAAGGATGGCGAGAATTATGCAACATGCACAGCTGATGGATGGACACCAAACCCCCTGTGTGAAG AGATAACATGCAACAAACTAGATATCCTAAATGCTGTAATTGTCAGCACTGAAAAGTGGAGATACAATAACAATGAACAGGTCCAGTATGTCTGCATGGATGATTATGAAGGAAGCTTTACTATTACCTGTAGGGGGGCAAATGTTTGGATCGGGATTCAGAGCTGTAGAG AAAAAACTTGCAGCCGACCACATGACTACAACCTGCTTAGCAATCCCAGAGAAAGTGACTGGACAAGGAGGGTGGGCgaaagacagagatatagcTGTATAACAGGATACAAATATAAGGATGGCGAGGATTATGCAACATGCACAACTGATGGATGGAGGCCAAACCCCCTGTGTGAAAAAG AAAAAACTTGCAGCCGACCACATGACTACAACCTGCTTAACAATCCCAGAGAAAGTGACTGGACAAGGAAGGTGGGCACAAGACAGAAATATAGCTGTAAAATAGGATACAAATATAAGGATGGTGAGGATCATGCAACATGCACAGATAATGGATGGACACCAAACCCCCTGTGTGAAGAAG ACAGCTGTCCAAAACCTCAAGTTGAAAATGGATTTGCTGTTGGACCATTCAATGGGATGTTCTTCTACTCCTGCCATGATAATTATAAGCTTTTTACCAAAGGCTGGTGGGGTGAAGCCAAATGTAACGGTGGAGTGTGGCCTGGACCTCTACGATGCATTG ATAAGAGGAAATGTGGGGAAATTCCTGAGATTCCTCATGCAGTGATCACAAAACTTTCAGCTGATGAGTATGAAGAAGGAGAAACTATCCGAATTGATTGCAAGACAGGATACTCCCCTATCATTGACCAAATAACTTGTCTGAAAGGAAAATGGGACCTGAACGGGATGTCACTGACAATGATCTGTAGAT CTCTTGCCAAGCCCTGCAACCCCCCACCTAGAGTTGAGAATGCCGTTGTTATAGGTGCATTTCAAAAGAAATACTTGTCTGAAACTAATGTAACTTATCAGTGCCGTGATAAGTATGCAATGGAGGGAGGGGACACGATCAGATGCAACGATGGTGAATGGGGACAAAACAACCTCAGGTGTATGC AGGACTGCGAAAAACCTAAAGATGAGGAGCAGACAATGACCGTGACAGAGGAGAAATTGAGATATATGAACGGAGACGTCATAAAATATCAGTGCAACGAACCAAGGGTAAAATTTGGAGGCAATGCGACATGTGTCAATGGCGCTTGGAGTGAAGCAATAGAATGTAAAG gtCAAGAGGTTGAGAAGGGTGACTGA
- the LOC139918782 gene encoding complement factor H-like isoform X2, with amino-acid sequence MHGITQSCILFLWMHTLTLVKSEDCTLEQFLSSRLYDSNFDITGLAATYAGGTQVRLGCNVGFTGFFKLVCVEGKWQSRGAKCQPKSCGHPGEAQFAEFHLEKGDDFVFGSEVVYTCQKGYQMVSRTNYRRCMAEGWDGVVPVCEAQQCPVIHVKDNVQVIGDAEEATYGNVLRFSCRSSSLILEGLPEIHCEETAEWSGPAPTCIEVKCTAPVIENGRVLGNINEYQENEILRFQCNDKFKPTENRSPTCTKIGLRAEWSPTPLCEPIKCRLTLPPIAGTSYEPNSRSVFSPGDTVTVTCAETFWIFTRADTVKEVTCKDDGTWDESPVCQEVTCANPRDNLVDYWGQHYWQTKKLDDTVSYRCRAGYKTTDGRKEATCRRDGWTPKPLCQEITCDKKQDIPHAVIVSTEKWKYKNNERVQYDCVDDYTGRFIITCGANGWTGTPNCREITCNKHNIPNAVIVSNEKWKYKNNEQVQYDCVDDYTGRFIITCGANGWTGTPNCREKTCNLPHDYNLLNNPRENYWRRTLHSIQRYSCITGYKNKDGENYATCTADGWTPNPLCEEKTCSRPHDYNLLSNPRESDWTRRVGERQRYSCITGYKYKDGEDYATCTTDGWRPNPLCEKEKTCSRPHDYNLLNNPRESDWTRKVGTRQKYSCKIGYKYKDGEDHATCTDNGWTPNPLCEEDSCPKPQVENGFAVGPFNGMFFYSCHDNYKLFTKGWWGEAKCNGGVWPGPLRCIDKRKCGEIPEIPHAVITKLSADEYEEGETIRIDCKTGYSPIIDQITCLKGKWDLNGMSLTMICRSLAKPCNPPPRVENAVVIGAFQKKYLSETNVTYQCRDKYAMEGGDTIRCNDGEWGQNNLRCMQDCEKPKDEEQTMTVTEEKLRYMNGDVIKYQCNEPRVKFGGNATCVNGAWSEAIECKGQEVEKGD; translated from the exons ATGCATGGAATAACTCAAAGCTGTATCCTATTTTTGTGGATGCATACACTGACCTTAGTGAAAAGTGAAG ATTGTACacttgaacagtttttaagCAGTCGCCTATACGATTCAAATTTCGACATCACTGGCCTGGCAGCCACCTACGCTGGTGGGACACAAGTCAGACTGGGCTGCAATGTCGGCTTCACTGGATTTTTCAAATTAGTGTGTGTAGAGGGTAAATGGCAGTCTCGTGGGGCTAAATGTCAAC CAAAATCATGTGGTCACCCTGGCGAGGCCCAGTTTGCCGAATTTCACCTGGAGAAGGGAGACGACTTTGTCTTTGGATCCGAAGTTGTATACACCTGCCAGAAAGG CTACCAAATGGTCAGTAGGACAAACTACCGGCGTTGCATGGCAGAGGGCTGGGATGGTGTTGTCCCTGTCTGTGAGG CCCAACAATGCCCAGTGATACATGTGAAAGATAATGTCCAGGTGATTGGAGACGCAGAGGAGGCAACCTACGGCAATGTACTCCGATTCAGCTGCAGGTCAAGCTCTTTAATCCTGGAGGGGTTGCCAGAGATCCACTGTGAAGAAACTGCAGAGTGGAGTGGCCCAGCTCCAACATGCATAG AGGTAAAATGTACAGCACCAGTGATTGAAAATGGTCGAGTGCTTGGCAATATCAATGAGTACCAAGAAAATGAAATCCTGCGTTTTCAATGCAATGACAAGTTCAAACCTACTGAAAATAGATCTCCAACTTGCACAAAAATAGGCCtcagagcagagtggagccctaCTCCTCTGTGTGAAC CAATAAAATGTAGACTGACACTGCCACCAATCGCGGGAACCAGCTATGAACCCAACTCCAGAAGTGTGTTTTCACCTGGTGACACAGTAACAGTCACATGTGCAGAGACGTTCTGGATTTTTACCAGAGCAGACACAGTGAAAGAGGTTACCTGCAAAGACGATGGAACATGGGATGAGTCACCGGTGTGCCAAG aGGTAACATGTGCCAATCCACGTGATAACCTTGTGGATTACTGGGGTCAGCACTACTGGCAAACGAAAAAGTTGGATGACACTGTAAGTTATAGATGTAGAGCAGGCTACAAAACCACAGATGGCAGGAAGGAGGCCACATGCAGAAGGGATGGGTGGACACCAAAACCACTGTGTCAAG AGATAACATGCGACAAGAAACAAGATATCCCTCATGCTGTAATTGTCAGCACTGAAAAGTGGAAATACAAGAACAATGAACGGGTCCAGTATGACTGCGTGGATGATTATACAGGAAGATTTATTATTACCTGTGGGGCAAATGGTTGGACCGGGACTCCGAACTGTAGAG AGATAACATGCAACAAACACAATATCCCAAATGCTGTAATTGTCAGCAATGAAAAGTGGAAATACAAGAACAATGAACAGGTCCAGTATGACTGCGTGGATGATTATACAGGAAGATTTATTATTACCTGTGGGGCAAATGGTTGGACCGGGACTCCGAACTGTAGAG AAAAAACTTGCAACCTACCACATGACTACAACCTGCTTAACAATCCCAGAGAAAATTACTGGAGAAGGACGTTGCACTCAATACAGAGATATAGCTGTATAACAGGATACAAAAATAAGGATGGCGAGAATTATGCAACATGCACAGCTGATGGATGGACACCAAACCCCCTGTGTGAAG AAAAAACTTGCAGCCGACCACATGACTACAACCTGCTTAGCAATCCCAGAGAAAGTGACTGGACAAGGAGGGTGGGCgaaagacagagatatagcTGTATAACAGGATACAAATATAAGGATGGCGAGGATTATGCAACATGCACAACTGATGGATGGAGGCCAAACCCCCTGTGTGAAAAAG AAAAAACTTGCAGCCGACCACATGACTACAACCTGCTTAACAATCCCAGAGAAAGTGACTGGACAAGGAAGGTGGGCACAAGACAGAAATATAGCTGTAAAATAGGATACAAATATAAGGATGGTGAGGATCATGCAACATGCACAGATAATGGATGGACACCAAACCCCCTGTGTGAAGAAG ACAGCTGTCCAAAACCTCAAGTTGAAAATGGATTTGCTGTTGGACCATTCAATGGGATGTTCTTCTACTCCTGCCATGATAATTATAAGCTTTTTACCAAAGGCTGGTGGGGTGAAGCCAAATGTAACGGTGGAGTGTGGCCTGGACCTCTACGATGCATTG ATAAGAGGAAATGTGGGGAAATTCCTGAGATTCCTCATGCAGTGATCACAAAACTTTCAGCTGATGAGTATGAAGAAGGAGAAACTATCCGAATTGATTGCAAGACAGGATACTCCCCTATCATTGACCAAATAACTTGTCTGAAAGGAAAATGGGACCTGAACGGGATGTCACTGACAATGATCTGTAGAT CTCTTGCCAAGCCCTGCAACCCCCCACCTAGAGTTGAGAATGCCGTTGTTATAGGTGCATTTCAAAAGAAATACTTGTCTGAAACTAATGTAACTTATCAGTGCCGTGATAAGTATGCAATGGAGGGAGGGGACACGATCAGATGCAACGATGGTGAATGGGGACAAAACAACCTCAGGTGTATGC AGGACTGCGAAAAACCTAAAGATGAGGAGCAGACAATGACCGTGACAGAGGAGAAATTGAGATATATGAACGGAGACGTCATAAAATATCAGTGCAACGAACCAAGGGTAAAATTTGGAGGCAATGCGACATGTGTCAATGGCGCTTGGAGTGAAGCAATAGAATGTAAAG gtCAAGAGGTTGAGAAGGGTGACTGA
- the LOC139918782 gene encoding complement factor H-like isoform X3, protein MHGITQSCILFLWMHTLTLVKSEDCTLEQFLSSRLYDSNFDITGLAATYAGGTQVRLGCNVGFTGFFKLVCVEGKWQSRGAKCQPKSCGHPGEAQFAEFHLEKGDDFVFGSEVVYTCQKGYQMVSRTNYRRCMAEGWDGVVPVCEAQQCPVIHVKDNVQVIGDAEEATYGNVLRFSCRSSSLILEGLPEIHCEETAEWSGPAPTCIEVKCTAPVIENGRVLGNINEYQENEILRFQCNDKFKPTENRSPTCTKIGLRAEWSPTPLCEPIKCRLTLPPIAGTSYEPNSRSVFSPGDTVTVTCAETFWIFTRADTVKEVTCKDDGTWDESPVCQEVTCANPRDNLVDYWGQHYWQTKKLDDTVSYRCRAGYKTTDGRKEATCRRDGWTPKPLCQEITCDKKQDIPHAVIVSTEKWKYKNNERVQYDCVDDYTGRFIITCGANGWTGTPNCREITCNKHNIPNAVIVSNEKWKYKNNEQVQYDCVDDYTGRFIITCGANGWTGTPNCREKTCSRPHDYNLLSNPRESDWTRRVGERQRYSCITGYKYKDGEDYATCTTDGWRPNPLCEKEKTCSRPHDYNLLNNPRESDWTRKVGTRQKYSCKIGYKYKDGEDHATCTDNGWTPNPLCEEDSCPKPQVENGFAVGPFNGMFFYSCHDNYKLFTKGWWGEAKCNGGVWPGPLRCIDKRKCGEIPEIPHAVITKLSADEYEEGETIRIDCKTGYSPIIDQITCLKGKWDLNGMSLTMICRSLAKPCNPPPRVENAVVIGAFQKKYLSETNVTYQCRDKYAMEGGDTIRCNDGEWGQNNLRCMQDCEKPKDEEQTMTVTEEKLRYMNGDVIKYQCNEPRVKFGGNATCVNGAWSEAIECKGQEVEKGD, encoded by the exons ATGCATGGAATAACTCAAAGCTGTATCCTATTTTTGTGGATGCATACACTGACCTTAGTGAAAAGTGAAG ATTGTACacttgaacagtttttaagCAGTCGCCTATACGATTCAAATTTCGACATCACTGGCCTGGCAGCCACCTACGCTGGTGGGACACAAGTCAGACTGGGCTGCAATGTCGGCTTCACTGGATTTTTCAAATTAGTGTGTGTAGAGGGTAAATGGCAGTCTCGTGGGGCTAAATGTCAAC CAAAATCATGTGGTCACCCTGGCGAGGCCCAGTTTGCCGAATTTCACCTGGAGAAGGGAGACGACTTTGTCTTTGGATCCGAAGTTGTATACACCTGCCAGAAAGG CTACCAAATGGTCAGTAGGACAAACTACCGGCGTTGCATGGCAGAGGGCTGGGATGGTGTTGTCCCTGTCTGTGAGG CCCAACAATGCCCAGTGATACATGTGAAAGATAATGTCCAGGTGATTGGAGACGCAGAGGAGGCAACCTACGGCAATGTACTCCGATTCAGCTGCAGGTCAAGCTCTTTAATCCTGGAGGGGTTGCCAGAGATCCACTGTGAAGAAACTGCAGAGTGGAGTGGCCCAGCTCCAACATGCATAG AGGTAAAATGTACAGCACCAGTGATTGAAAATGGTCGAGTGCTTGGCAATATCAATGAGTACCAAGAAAATGAAATCCTGCGTTTTCAATGCAATGACAAGTTCAAACCTACTGAAAATAGATCTCCAACTTGCACAAAAATAGGCCtcagagcagagtggagccctaCTCCTCTGTGTGAAC CAATAAAATGTAGACTGACACTGCCACCAATCGCGGGAACCAGCTATGAACCCAACTCCAGAAGTGTGTTTTCACCTGGTGACACAGTAACAGTCACATGTGCAGAGACGTTCTGGATTTTTACCAGAGCAGACACAGTGAAAGAGGTTACCTGCAAAGACGATGGAACATGGGATGAGTCACCGGTGTGCCAAG aGGTAACATGTGCCAATCCACGTGATAACCTTGTGGATTACTGGGGTCAGCACTACTGGCAAACGAAAAAGTTGGATGACACTGTAAGTTATAGATGTAGAGCAGGCTACAAAACCACAGATGGCAGGAAGGAGGCCACATGCAGAAGGGATGGGTGGACACCAAAACCACTGTGTCAAG AGATAACATGCGACAAGAAACAAGATATCCCTCATGCTGTAATTGTCAGCACTGAAAAGTGGAAATACAAGAACAATGAACGGGTCCAGTATGACTGCGTGGATGATTATACAGGAAGATTTATTATTACCTGTGGGGCAAATGGTTGGACCGGGACTCCGAACTGTAGAG AGATAACATGCAACAAACACAATATCCCAAATGCTGTAATTGTCAGCAATGAAAAGTGGAAATACAAGAACAATGAACAGGTCCAGTATGACTGCGTGGATGATTATACAGGAAGATTTATTATTACCTGTGGGGCAAATGGTTGGACCGGGACTCCGAACTGTAGAG AAAAAACTTGCAGCCGACCACATGACTACAACCTGCTTAGCAATCCCAGAGAAAGTGACTGGACAAGGAGGGTGGGCgaaagacagagatatagcTGTATAACAGGATACAAATATAAGGATGGCGAGGATTATGCAACATGCACAACTGATGGATGGAGGCCAAACCCCCTGTGTGAAAAAG AAAAAACTTGCAGCCGACCACATGACTACAACCTGCTTAACAATCCCAGAGAAAGTGACTGGACAAGGAAGGTGGGCACAAGACAGAAATATAGCTGTAAAATAGGATACAAATATAAGGATGGTGAGGATCATGCAACATGCACAGATAATGGATGGACACCAAACCCCCTGTGTGAAGAAG ACAGCTGTCCAAAACCTCAAGTTGAAAATGGATTTGCTGTTGGACCATTCAATGGGATGTTCTTCTACTCCTGCCATGATAATTATAAGCTTTTTACCAAAGGCTGGTGGGGTGAAGCCAAATGTAACGGTGGAGTGTGGCCTGGACCTCTACGATGCATTG ATAAGAGGAAATGTGGGGAAATTCCTGAGATTCCTCATGCAGTGATCACAAAACTTTCAGCTGATGAGTATGAAGAAGGAGAAACTATCCGAATTGATTGCAAGACAGGATACTCCCCTATCATTGACCAAATAACTTGTCTGAAAGGAAAATGGGACCTGAACGGGATGTCACTGACAATGATCTGTAGAT CTCTTGCCAAGCCCTGCAACCCCCCACCTAGAGTTGAGAATGCCGTTGTTATAGGTGCATTTCAAAAGAAATACTTGTCTGAAACTAATGTAACTTATCAGTGCCGTGATAAGTATGCAATGGAGGGAGGGGACACGATCAGATGCAACGATGGTGAATGGGGACAAAACAACCTCAGGTGTATGC AGGACTGCGAAAAACCTAAAGATGAGGAGCAGACAATGACCGTGACAGAGGAGAAATTGAGATATATGAACGGAGACGTCATAAAATATCAGTGCAACGAACCAAGGGTAAAATTTGGAGGCAATGCGACATGTGTCAATGGCGCTTGGAGTGAAGCAATAGAATGTAAAG gtCAAGAGGTTGAGAAGGGTGACTGA